Genomic DNA from Triticum dicoccoides isolate Atlit2015 ecotype Zavitan chromosome 4B, WEW_v2.0, whole genome shotgun sequence:
tgttttaccattgtcgaaatgtcttgtaaccgggattccgagactgatcgggtcttcctaggagaaggaatatccttcgttgatcgcaagagcttatcatgggctaagttgggacacccctatagggtataaactttcgagagtcgtgcccgcggttatgtggcagatgggaatttgttaatgtacggttgtagataacttgacaccagatacgatttaaaacacatcaactgtgtgtgtagccgtgatggtctcttttcggcggagtccgggaagtgaacacggttttgggttatgtttgatgtaagtaggagttcaggatcacttcttggtcattgctagcttcacgaccgttccgtttgctctcttctcgctcttatttgtgtatgttagccaccatatatgcttagtcgctgctacaacctcaccactttaccccttccttccccttaagctttgctggtcttgatacccatggtaatgggattgctgagtcctcgcggctcacagattactacaacaacagttgcaggtataggttatgcgatgatcatgacgcgagagcaatgtttgcttgttttggagttcttgttctgcttcttcttcgatcaggggataggttccaggtcggcagcctgggctagcagggtggatgtcgtttgagtttctgtttgtgtttcatccgtagtcagatggtgctcttatgtaagatgatgttgtattcgtgtgacattgtatgccttttgtatgtatccccatctattatgtaatgttgatgtaatgatatccaccttgcaaaagcgtttcaatatgcggttctatccttggtgggaccttcgagtctctttaggatagtatcacatcactagtagaaaaagggtcaaacgtgaagcacattagtgccggtttgtattagagccggcacaaatgtatacattagtgccggttccaacggctagccgggccgctcccattagtaccggttcgtggctaacctttagcaccggttcgtgccaagaaccggtactaatgagggcgGTGAAAGGATGTTGCCAGTCTGGGCCCCAcccggcacctttagtaccggttcgtgccacgaaccggtactataggtcctcctgcatataaacccttcgtccagctcgctctgttcttccccctttcccctctgctctcctctctgttcttcctcttctcccctcaagctcatcacacattttgcccaaaatttgtcaagatttgaaggcccccatccattcaagtgatcacaaaggttagcaactttgtcctttcatctctcattgctagattagctcttgcaatgctttatatagttattaatttgggagtttagtaatttgggaggaaatatatatatatatgtgctagtatttgatttatatgcaatttgaggtcaaaataacacttagtttgcatatgtaggtgtggtttacttagtgccttctaaatgtccgtcgtaaccaccgtcgatcgcccgcatcgtcccgtcgccggcaccaccttgtggtgagcctcttgttcatgaaattttatataaaaaattgatgtttgtgtgatttggatatatagttacttgtataataattatcttacccgtacgttctttgttatacatagtgccatggttttgatatccgtccccgtcggccctcgtccttgttatgattcggatgtggtatattctcttttaaaactatttgttgcatttcgtgtttatgacaaattatgcccatcaagttgacatagatatttttatctaggaggtatgtgaaccagaaattccaacgaccctattgtcgagaggttaaatttagttgaaagagaaaacaagtgcttgaaagaaaaattgaaaagaattgagggggagaagatggaattggagttgcatgttgccgatgtcgtcgatgatcacaagatcaagaaggagaaaatgcgcttgaagattagaaagattagaaaatatgccattgatagtgaggcttggtatcattatgctgttggatcaattgttaccttagttgcgatcttgatcgcatttgttgttgcatttaaatgctttagctagagagttatttgtttgttgcatttaagcgttgtatgaactttatgtatgaacttgtattaatttggtctattcggtgttgtgtaatgaagatgagccggcaatggatgtacgatgaccgatgctctccccagttcgttgagggcgtgcatacttttctgcttgcggctgaggaaaacaagcgggcggatggttttatgccttgtccatgtgctggctgtaagaatggtcgcaattactttacgtcaagaaccattcacgtccacctgtttgagtccggtttcatgccccgctataatgtttggaccaagcacggagaaagaggggttatgatggaagacaatgaagaagaagaggacgacgacagctatcctggccatgggttccctgaatatgatgatacaacaatgggggaagaagctgagccggtaatgcgggaagaagctgagccggcaatgcgggaagaagctgaagaagaggcatcggatgagcccgttgatgatctaggtcgggccattgccgatgcaaagagaaactgcgcaagtgatttggagaagaagaagttgcagcgcatgttagaggatcacaaaaaattgttgtacccgaattgcgtaggtgacaagaaaaagctgggcaccacactggaattgctgcaatggaaggcagagaatggtgtatctgacaagggatttggaaagttgctggtaatgataaaggatatgcttccaaaggacaacgaattgcccgagagtacgtacgaagcaaataaggctgtctgccctctagggttagaggtgcagaagatacatgcatgccctaatgattgcatcctctaccgcggtgagtacgaggatttgaatgcttgcccggtatgtggtgcattgcgctataagatcagccgcgatgagcatggtgatgtcgagggcgagcgccccaggaagaagattcctgccaaggtgatgtggtattctcctataataccacggttgaaacgtttgttccaaaacaaagagcatgccaaggcgatgcgatggcacagagaagaccgtaagaaagatggaaagttgagagtacccgctgacgggtcacagtggagaaaaatcaaaagaaagtacgggaaggagtttgcagatgacgcaaggagcgtatggtttggtctaagcgcagatggcattaatccttttggggagcagagcagcaaccatagcacctggcctgtgactctatgtttgtataaccttcctccttggttgtgcatgaagcggaagttcattatgatgccagtgctcatccaaggccctaaacaacctggcaacgacattgatgtgtatctaaggccattagttgaagaactcttacaactgtggaatggaacaggtgtacatgcatgggatgagcacaaacaggaagaatttgacctaaaggcattgctgttcgtgaccatcaatgattggcctgctctcagtaacctttcaggacagacaaacaagggataccacggatgcacgcactgtttggatgataccgacagtatatatttgaatagttgtaagaagaatgtgtacctgggacatcgtcgatttcttccgagcaggcatcccgtaagaaagaaaggcaagcatttcaaaggtgaggcggatcaccggacgaagcctcgccaccgtactggtgctgatgtacatgatatggtcaaggatttgaaggtgatatttggaaagggtcctggcggacaatctgttccaaaggacgctgacggacgcgcacccatgtggaagaagaaatctatattttgggacctgccatattggaaagacctagaggtccgctccgcaatcgacgtgatgcacatgacgaagaatctttgcgtgaccctgcttggattcttgggcgtgtatgggaagaaaaaagatacacctgaggcacgggaggaccagcaacatatgcacggagaagacggcatacatcagggtcatgcaagctacgctcttaccaaagaagagaaggaaatcttctttgaatgcctgctcagtattaaggtaccgtctggcttctcgtcgaatataaagggaataataaacatggcagagaaaaagttccagaacctaaagtctcatgactgccacgtgattatgacgcaactgcttccggttgcattgagggggcttctaccggaaaacgttcgattagccattgtgaagttatgtgcatttctcaatgcaatctctcagaaggtaatcgatccagaaatcataccaaggttacagaatgatttggtgcaatgtcttgtcagtttcgagttggtgttcccaccatccttcttcaacatcatgacacacgtcctagttcacctgtgccaagagattaacgttttgggtcctgtatctctacacaatatgttcccctttgagaggttcatgggagtcttaaagaaatatgttcataaccgtgctaggccagaaggaagcatctccaagggccatcaaaataaggaggtcattgagttttgtattgactttattcctgaccttaagccgattggtgttcctgaatcgcggcataagggcagactggatggagaaggcacgctaggaggggaacaaataatatgtatggacggacattctctcactgaagcacactacacagttctacagaattccgccttggtggctccgtatatggatgaacacaagaattttctacgctccaaacactcggagcggtctgatgactggattacacgtgaacaaaccaggagtttcgccagctggttgcagacacgtaccatgcatgacacctctatagaagatgacctgtacttgctgtcccagttaccatcttcgaatataatgactttcaaagggtacgagataaatggtaatacattttacacgatcgcccaagataagaagagcaccaaccaaaacagtggtgtccgctttgatgcagaaaccaagacgggaaaggaaacatattatggttatatacaggacatatgggaacttgactatcgacgtggtttaaaggtccctttgtttcgg
This window encodes:
- the LOC119294423 gene encoding uncharacterized protein LOC119294423, whose product is MSRQWMYDDRCSPQFVEGVHTFLLAAEENKRADGFMPCPCAGCKNGRNYFTSRTIHVHLFESGFMPRYNVWTKHGERGVMMEDNEEEEDDDSYPGHGFPEYDDTTMGEEAEPVMREEAEPAMREEAEEEASDEPVDDLGRAIADAKRNCASDLEKKKLQRMLEDHKKLLYPNCVGDKKKLGTTLELLQWKAENGVSDKGFGKLLVMIKDMLPKDNELPESTYEANKAVCPLGLEVQKIHACPNDCILYRGEYEDLNACPVCGALRYKISRDEHGDVEGERPRKKIPAKVMWYSPIIPRLKRLFQNKEHAKAMRWHREDRKKDGKLRVPADGSQWRKIKRKYGKEFADDARSVWFGLSADGINPFGEQSPKQPGNDIDVYLRPLVEELLQLWNGTGVHAWDEHKQEEFDLKALLFVTINDWPALSNLSGQTNKGYHGCTHCLDDTDSIYLNSCKKNVYLGHRRFLPSRHPVRKKGKHFKGEADHRTKPRHRTGADVHDMVKDLKVIFGKGPGGQSVPKDADGRAPMWKKKSIFWDLPYWKDLEVQDGIHQGHASYALTKEEKEIFFECLLSIKVPSGFSSNIKGIINMAEKKFQNLKSHDCHVIMTQLLPVALRGLLPENVRLAIVKLCAFLNAISQKVIDPEIIPRLQNDLVQCLVSFELVFPPSFFNIMTHVLVHLCQEINVLGPVSLHNMFPFERFMGVLKKYVHNRARPEGSISKGHQNKEVIEFCIDFIPDLKPIGVPESRHKGRLDGEGTLGGEQIICMDGHSLTEAHYTVLQNSALVAPYMDEHKNFLRSPSSNIMTFKGYEINGNTFYTIAQDKKSTNQNSGVRFDAETKTGKETYYGYIQDIWELDYRRGLKVPLFRCKWVNMTRGGVTEDPQYEMTTVDLNNLAYADEPFVLANDVAQVFYVKDMSTKPRKRKDKEANASYDEPKRHIVLSGKRNIVGVDDKTDKSEDYEKFDEIAPFTVNIDPSILLNDEDFPWLRRKGTHAKK